In Acaryochloris sp. CCMEE 5410, a single genomic region encodes these proteins:
- a CDS encoding Fur family transcriptional regulator: protein MQRQTDRIIQKLKSKGLRVTPQRFAVYADLLARSDHPTADQILSHLNQDRPTSSQATVYNSLQALREVGLVQEILLEEGVCRYEANIEPHHHFRCQSCGAIEDIAWEQLQDLDFKELRPGLQVNHYEITVHGYCNRCHSQ from the coding sequence ATGCAAAGACAAACAGATAGAATTATCCAAAAATTGAAGTCTAAAGGGTTACGAGTAACGCCCCAGCGCTTTGCAGTCTATGCAGATTTATTAGCACGCTCAGACCACCCCACTGCAGATCAAATCTTGAGTCATCTGAATCAGGATAGACCGACTTCTTCTCAGGCAACGGTATACAACTCGCTCCAGGCGCTGCGAGAGGTGGGACTTGTGCAAGAGATTCTCTTAGAGGAAGGTGTTTGTCGGTACGAGGCCAACATTGAGCCTCACCATCATTTCCGATGTCAGTCTTGTGGTGCAATTGAGGATATTGCCTGGGAGCAGCTTCAGGACTTAGATTTTAAGGAGCTTCGCCCTGGATTACAGGTCAATCATTATGAGATCACGGTGCATGGATATTGCAATCGTTGCCACTCTCAATAG
- the tpx gene encoding thiol peroxidase, which translates to MASTNQKITFQGEPLVVNGKALEVGAILPAVTLTGTDMSDITLDSFRGKVLIVSSVPSLDTPVCSVQTKRFNEEVSKLSDDVVVLTVSRDLPFAQARWCGAEGVEAVVCASDFKYRTFGKAFGTDLETLGLLARAVFVANQDGTLVYVDYVPEIAEEPDYEAVMGKVSALLE; encoded by the coding sequence ATGGCGAGTACGAATCAAAAGATTACTTTCCAGGGAGAACCACTAGTCGTTAACGGTAAAGCGCTAGAGGTTGGCGCAATACTTCCTGCAGTAACCCTTACAGGCACGGACATGAGCGACATCACACTCGATTCTTTTCGTGGAAAGGTACTAATAGTTTCTTCTGTCCCAAGTCTTGATACCCCTGTCTGTTCAGTTCAGACCAAGCGGTTTAATGAGGAGGTGTCAAAACTATCGGATGATGTTGTCGTACTCACTGTCAGCCGAGATCTCCCTTTTGCGCAGGCTCGCTGGTGTGGTGCAGAGGGTGTAGAAGCGGTTGTGTGCGCAAGTGATTTCAAATATAGAACCTTCGGTAAAGCTTTTGGCACCGACTTGGAGACACTTGGCCTTCTTGCCCGAGCGGTGTTTGTCGCCAATCAGGATGGGACCCTGGTTTATGTAGACTATGTACCTGAAATTGCCGAAGAACCTGACTACGAAGCAGTGATGGGAAAGGTGTCGGCGTTATTAGAGTAG
- the katG gene encoding catalase/peroxidase HPI, whose translation MSNGNGCPFIGTPQAFAAGGGTSNQDWWPNQLNLNILHQHGPQCNPMDETFNYAEAFKSLDLAALRADIFELMTTSQDWWPADYGHYGPLFIRMAWHSAGTYRIGDGRGGAGTGNQRFAPLNSWPDNANLDKARMLLWPIKQKYGNKISWADLMVFAGNCALESMGFKTIGFAGGREDVWEPESDIYWGSETTWHGDADYNGKRYSGDRVLEDPLGAVRMGLIYVNPEGPNGEPDPVGSGRDVRETFGRMAMNDEETVALTAGGHTFGKCHGAGDASHVGPEPEGATIVDQGLGWKSTFKSGIGADAITSGIEGAWTPTPTQWDNSYLETLFKYDWEVVKSPAGAWQWVPKGGAGSDIVPDAHDPSKRHAPIMTTADMSMKMDPIYEPISRRYHDNPDELAEKFAKAWFKLTHRDMGPKSRYLGPEVPAEDFLWQDPIPAVDHELINDQDITALKAKILDSGLSVSQLVSTAWASAVTYRDSDKRGGANGARVRLAPQKGWEVNQPAQLATVLQTLEGIQNEFNSSQSGSKKVSLADLIVLAGCAGVEKAAKDVGHDVTVPFTPGRTDASQEQTDAESFAYLEPKADGFRNYSRGEHHVSTEEMLVDRAQLMTLSAPEMTVLVGGLRVLGANSGGSKHGVFTDRPGALTNDFFMNLLDFGTTWKATSDAEQEFEGRDRKTGELKWTGTRVDLIFGSNSQLRSLAEVYGCADSQQKFVQDFVAAWNKVMNLDRFDLT comes from the coding sequence ATGAGCAACGGAAACGGCTGCCCCTTCATAGGTACCCCTCAAGCGTTCGCGGCTGGAGGTGGAACCTCCAACCAAGACTGGTGGCCCAATCAGTTGAATCTGAACATCCTCCATCAGCATGGACCTCAGTGCAATCCCATGGACGAAACCTTCAACTACGCTGAGGCGTTTAAGTCCCTCGACTTAGCAGCTCTACGGGCCGACATCTTCGAGCTAATGACCACCTCTCAGGACTGGTGGCCCGCTGATTACGGCCATTATGGTCCCCTCTTCATTCGGATGGCGTGGCACAGCGCGGGTACCTATCGAATCGGTGACGGTCGTGGTGGTGCGGGCACTGGCAACCAGCGGTTTGCACCTCTAAATAGTTGGCCTGATAATGCCAACCTCGACAAAGCGCGGATGCTGCTGTGGCCAATTAAGCAGAAATACGGCAACAAAATCTCCTGGGCTGACCTGATGGTTTTCGCTGGTAACTGTGCTCTGGAGTCGATGGGCTTCAAAACAATCGGCTTTGCTGGTGGGCGTGAAGATGTTTGGGAGCCTGAGTCAGATATCTATTGGGGATCCGAGACCACATGGCATGGCGATGCAGACTATAACGGCAAGCGCTATAGCGGGGACCGTGTGCTGGAAGATCCTCTCGGTGCCGTTCGCATGGGCCTAATCTACGTGAACCCAGAAGGGCCGAACGGTGAGCCAGATCCCGTTGGTTCAGGGCGTGACGTTCGCGAGACCTTTGGTCGCATGGCGATGAACGATGAGGAGACTGTTGCTTTAACTGCGGGCGGGCATACCTTTGGCAAATGTCACGGTGCGGGTGATGCCTCGCATGTAGGTCCTGAACCCGAGGGCGCAACCATTGTGGATCAGGGTCTGGGATGGAAGAGTACCTTTAAATCTGGCATCGGTGCCGATGCCATCACCAGTGGCATCGAAGGTGCCTGGACCCCCACGCCGACCCAATGGGACAACAGCTATCTTGAAACCCTGTTCAAATATGATTGGGAAGTGGTGAAAAGTCCGGCAGGCGCGTGGCAGTGGGTACCCAAGGGCGGTGCTGGCTCTGATATAGTGCCCGATGCCCATGATCCATCCAAGCGGCATGCCCCGATTATGACCACGGCGGACATGTCCATGAAGATGGATCCTATCTATGAGCCGATCTCGCGGCGCTACCACGACAACCCTGACGAGCTAGCAGAGAAGTTCGCCAAAGCCTGGTTCAAGCTGACCCACCGCGACATGGGACCGAAGTCCCGTTATCTTGGCCCGGAGGTTCCGGCAGAAGACTTTCTGTGGCAGGATCCCATTCCCGCTGTTGATCATGAACTGATCAATGATCAAGACATCACCGCCCTTAAAGCGAAGATCTTGGATTCGGGACTGAGCGTTTCTCAACTGGTCTCAACGGCTTGGGCATCGGCAGTGACCTATCGCGATTCCGATAAGCGCGGTGGGGCGAACGGAGCGCGGGTTCGGCTGGCACCGCAAAAAGGTTGGGAGGTCAACCAACCTGCTCAACTGGCTACGGTGCTGCAAACGCTGGAGGGCATCCAGAACGAATTCAACAGCTCCCAGTCTGGCAGCAAGAAGGTTTCGCTAGCTGATCTGATCGTTCTGGCTGGCTGCGCTGGGGTTGAGAAAGCAGCCAAGGATGTTGGGCATGACGTAACGGTTCCCTTTACACCGGGTCGCACGGATGCATCCCAGGAGCAAACGGATGCAGAGTCCTTTGCCTACCTGGAACCAAAAGCAGATGGATTCCGCAACTACAGCAGAGGTGAACATCACGTCTCTACTGAAGAGATGCTAGTTGACCGGGCACAGTTGATGACCTTGAGCGCACCGGAGATGACGGTACTTGTGGGGGGGTTGCGCGTCTTGGGTGCAAACTCTGGTGGCTCCAAGCACGGTGTCTTTACCGATCGCCCAGGGGCATTGACCAATGATTTCTTCATGAATCTGCTCGATTTCGGCACGACCTGGAAGGCGACTTCGGATGCAGAACAGGAATTCGAGGGGCGAGATCGCAAGACGGGGGAACTCAAGTGGACGGGTACCCGTGTTGACCTGATCTTTGGTTCGAACTCTCAGCTCCGATCCCTGGCAGAAGTTTACGGATGTGCGGACTCTCAGCAGAAATTCGTGCAGGACTTTGTGGCAGCTTGGAACAAGGTGATGAACCTGGATCGCTTTGATCTAACCTAG